In Treponema denticola, one genomic interval encodes:
- a CDS encoding 6-hydroxymethylpterin diphosphokinase MptE-like protein, whose amino-acid sequence MIKQFKLHSSYNPQKEAERFCDSIKGSPQIIIVTEPGESYLAPALRKKFPEAKLIAMRYTDTFFLDSDKLWDNVWRPASGNAVFFLVNNIPDEYLPATVFLPWKAAENIWPKSADSTWKDISEAVKIIQSIIATRSFFGKKWLKNMGDNFIFAETPAAISNLEENSTADIGLSFFAAAGPSLDMILNNCSKNINKVFTLAAASALPAFKARNIKPDLCISTDGGFWAGNHLKYLTADTFKETLLAFPMEAKIPYNILKNKSCVFLSYGSALESLFFEKLNIKPILARRNGSVSGTAVDFLLDNTKGNIFIAGLDLMKSKGFSHCIPHESQNLKNYSAGRLEPMSNFAAVSNFDLRSLKTYKQWFSRIPDNKAKRLFRLGTYLEPLGNIKSKTDDEFSLEVIKQEKKTLSLKKLEKKTLKEKKIILSDIYKNIQKEIKADVFFGKILTSQEKNIEKELCEFISFQTYINFLKERGSDNQKEIRLKLEDEMEIFLKEQIKRLEI is encoded by the coding sequence ATGATAAAACAATTTAAACTTCATTCATCGTATAATCCGCAAAAAGAAGCAGAACGTTTTTGTGATTCGATAAAAGGCAGCCCTCAAATTATAATTGTAACAGAACCGGGGGAGTCCTATTTAGCTCCTGCTTTGCGTAAAAAATTTCCTGAAGCTAAATTGATAGCAATGAGGTATACCGATACATTTTTTTTAGATTCAGATAAACTTTGGGATAATGTGTGGAGACCGGCTTCCGGAAATGCAGTATTTTTTTTAGTCAATAATATTCCTGATGAATATTTACCCGCAACTGTTTTCTTACCTTGGAAGGCGGCTGAAAATATTTGGCCCAAATCAGCCGATTCCACATGGAAAGATATTTCGGAAGCGGTAAAAATAATTCAAAGTATAATCGCTACAAGGTCTTTTTTTGGAAAAAAATGGCTAAAAAACATGGGAGACAACTTTATTTTTGCCGAAACTCCTGCGGCTATAAGTAATTTAGAAGAGAATTCTACAGCCGATATAGGTCTTTCTTTTTTTGCAGCTGCAGGTCCAAGCCTAGACATGATATTAAATAATTGCAGTAAAAATATCAATAAAGTATTTACCCTTGCTGCAGCATCGGCTTTACCGGCCTTTAAAGCTAGAAATATAAAACCTGACCTTTGTATATCAACCGATGGAGGTTTCTGGGCAGGAAACCATTTAAAGTATTTAACCGCAGATACATTTAAAGAAACATTGCTAGCCTTTCCTATGGAGGCAAAAATTCCATACAATATTTTAAAAAATAAATCTTGTGTTTTTTTAAGCTACGGCTCAGCTCTTGAATCTCTTTTTTTTGAAAAGCTTAATATTAAACCTATTTTAGCACGAAGAAACGGAAGTGTTTCAGGAACAGCGGTTGATTTTCTTTTAGATAATACTAAAGGTAATATTTTTATTGCAGGATTAGATCTAATGAAATCTAAAGGTTTTTCGCATTGCATTCCTCATGAGAGCCAAAACTTAAAAAATTATTCGGCAGGCAGGCTTGAGCCCATGTCTAATTTTGCAGCCGTCTCTAACTTTGATCTTCGCTCTTTAAAAACTTATAAACAATGGTTTAGCCGGATTCCAGATAATAAAGCAAAAAGACTGTTTAGGCTGGGAACATACCTCGAACCTCTAGGAAACATAAAATCAAAAACAGATGACGAATTCAGTCTTGAAGTCATTAAACAAGAAAAAAAGACATTAAGCTTAAAAAAATTAGAAAAAAAAACTTTAAAAGAAAAAAAAATCATATTATCCGATATTTATAAAAATATACAGAAAGAAATAAAGGCCGATGTTTTTTTTGGAAAAATATTAACCTCACAAGAAAAAAACATAGAAAAAGAGTTATGCGAATTTATCTCTTTTCAAACTTATATAAATTTCTTAAAAGAAAGAGGTTCGGATAATCAAAAGGAAATTAGGCTTAAACTTGAAGATGAAATGGAAATATTTTTAAAAGAACAAATTAAAAGGCTTGAAATATGA
- a CDS encoding motility associated factor glycosyltransferase family protein translates to MSIFDKNIDALKKNNYKLVKEIIRAEEKSDYSQTELSKTGLTLPILKNGKHLHSKYDPLKEAERFFTGNENFVLFCGLGSGIHIEYFLNNFTTKACAVTDTDFANLKALFKIIDFSRILSNPNLYFLPPLESENFESEFINNYIPILHGNLEVKLLKPWEDFYKEKIPYFQAKIKNSLEKIKTDVSTQAVFGKIWMRNILLNLKTASLINPKMPKLDLNKSAYILGAGPSLEKALNTIIDKRSSLYLFASDTAFSVLEAAGIEADFFVSIDPQNISYAHCFKPFTKNVIGIFDLCANPILPREFLQNGNSLFFTSGSHPFAQYAAQSSPFPYMETGGGTVALAAKSAAISLGFKDIYFAGLDFAYTDGKAYSNETYLSKQFIKTANRFSNLETKFCDLMFRTPVKKIEKNGKITYTTELLEGYKSFFYSNDAALNKKLWEKKDFSIFPYNDFIKSLKQSLKTNNPMFKRLFLPYFTYLSKKLSKNISDFADLELVLSEILEYTIN, encoded by the coding sequence ATGAGTATATTTGATAAAAATATTGATGCCTTAAAAAAAAATAATTATAAACTTGTTAAAGAAATAATAAGAGCCGAGGAAAAGTCCGACTACTCACAAACCGAGCTGTCAAAAACAGGCCTTACACTTCCAATATTAAAAAATGGAAAACATCTGCATTCGAAATATGACCCTCTGAAAGAAGCTGAGCGTTTTTTTACCGGAAATGAAAATTTTGTTCTTTTTTGCGGTTTAGGCTCAGGTATTCATATAGAATATTTTTTAAATAATTTTACAACAAAGGCTTGTGCAGTAACAGACACGGATTTTGCAAATTTAAAGGCTTTATTTAAAATAATAGATTTTTCAAGGATATTATCAAACCCTAATCTTTATTTTTTACCGCCATTAGAATCTGAAAATTTTGAGAGTGAATTTATAAATAATTATATTCCGATCCTGCATGGAAATTTAGAGGTAAAGCTTCTAAAGCCATGGGAAGATTTTTATAAAGAAAAAATACCTTATTTTCAGGCAAAGATAAAAAACTCCTTAGAAAAGATAAAGACGGATGTTTCAACTCAAGCCGTATTTGGAAAGATTTGGATGCGTAATATCTTGCTTAATTTAAAAACAGCATCTCTTATCAATCCGAAAATGCCGAAGCTTGATTTAAATAAATCTGCATATATCCTAGGAGCCGGACCTTCTCTTGAAAAAGCCTTAAATACTATAATCGATAAAAGAAGTTCATTATACCTTTTTGCTTCAGACACGGCATTTTCTGTTCTGGAAGCAGCAGGAATTGAAGCCGATTTTTTTGTAAGTATCGACCCTCAAAATATTTCTTATGCTCATTGCTTTAAACCCTTTACAAAAAATGTCATAGGTATATTTGACCTTTGTGCAAACCCCATCCTTCCCCGTGAATTTTTACAAAACGGAAATAGTCTGTTTTTTACAAGCGGCTCCCATCCGTTTGCTCAATATGCAGCTCAAAGCTCCCCATTCCCCTACATGGAAACAGGAGGCGGCACAGTCGCTCTTGCGGCAAAATCTGCTGCTATTTCATTAGGATTTAAGGATATATATTTTGCAGGCTTAGACTTTGCTTATACTGACGGCAAGGCCTATTCCAATGAAACCTATTTATCAAAACAATTTATAAAAACGGCTAACAGGTTTTCAAATTTAGAGACAAAATTTTGTGATCTGATGTTTAGAACACCGGTAAAAAAAATTGAAAAAAACGGAAAAATAACTTATACAACAGAGCTATTGGAAGGCTATAAAAGTTTTTTTTACTCAAATGATGCCGCTCTAAATAAAAAACTTTGGGAAAAAAAAGATTTTTCAATTTTTCCATACAACGATTTTATCAAAAGCTTAAAACAATCTTTGAAAACAAACAATCCCATGTTTAAAAGACTTTTTTTACCTTATTTTACATATTTAAGTAAAAAATTATCTAAAAATATATCGGATTTTGCCGATTTAGAACTTGTACTATCTGAAATTCTGGAGTATACTATAAACTAA
- a CDS encoding diguanylate cyclase domain-containing protein produces the protein MKKMYIGIYAVIALLIILGTFSWFVFGIIKDSDAGAEEARSIFAYFAKQIIVSAEKENFADKAYNQNLYSIAEELELKAFIISKDNKNIVVSWPKNSELISYDEQGNFIIRPDSLFVKNFSGNISVKAIKDYNTDLILTASIPTLKSGIIYIRLRSAFFIMLTIVLLTAIVILITNLSTTSERVYADIPEVNKKTYGDQTSFFIKNETIDEASPKDEVYPDIKEDVYSNIENTYNENNRDFDSSGDSEALKADKPAEPDYTDDDVYSLEDLDNLSITKHFPYESGVEPIPDDKKNITYISSDSDEYTELKNTKKNSVPNTGNTDIDKVRGLYSPITGISWQEYLPEYLESELRRAASSEQDIALVIMKLKDFTLESLIGKKIAALLIDFIKFRDMIFEFDENGFAAILQDTNLDEAMKKAEEIYKGTKSILNEYDISEPVSIGITTRTSRLISSGRMIEEAQAAVNRAINNNEDPIVAFRVNPEKYREFISDN, from the coding sequence ATGAAAAAGATGTATATTGGCATATATGCCGTAATTGCGCTATTAATTATATTGGGAACATTTTCGTGGTTTGTATTTGGAATCATAAAGGATTCCGATGCCGGTGCAGAGGAAGCTCGCTCAATTTTTGCTTACTTTGCAAAACAAATTATAGTTTCAGCCGAAAAAGAAAATTTTGCCGACAAAGCATATAATCAAAATTTATACTCCATCGCAGAAGAGCTGGAGCTTAAAGCCTTTATTATTTCAAAAGACAATAAAAATATTGTAGTATCATGGCCTAAAAATTCCGAGCTTATCAGCTATGATGAACAAGGAAACTTTATTATCAGGCCAGACTCGTTATTTGTAAAAAATTTTAGCGGAAATATAAGCGTAAAAGCTATAAAGGATTATAATACGGACCTTATCTTAACGGCCTCTATTCCAACATTGAAATCCGGTATAATTTATATAAGACTTAGAAGTGCTTTTTTTATTATGCTGACAATAGTTCTTTTAACCGCAATAGTAATCTTGATTACAAATCTTTCAACTACATCCGAAAGAGTATATGCGGATATACCGGAGGTTAATAAAAAGACTTACGGTGATCAAACAAGCTTCTTTATAAAAAATGAAACGATAGATGAAGCCTCACCAAAAGATGAAGTCTATCCTGATATAAAAGAAGATGTATATTCGAATATTGAAAATACCTATAATGAAAATAACCGAGATTTTGATAGTTCAGGCGATAGTGAAGCTTTGAAGGCAGATAAGCCAGCCGAGCCGGACTATACGGATGATGATGTCTACAGCCTTGAAGACCTAGATAACCTAAGTATTACCAAACATTTCCCCTATGAATCAGGAGTAGAACCAATACCGGACGACAAAAAAAATATTACATATATAAGCTCCGATTCGGATGAATATACTGAGTTAAAAAACACCAAAAAAAACTCTGTACCGAATACAGGAAATACCGATATAGACAAGGTTCGAGGCCTTTATTCACCTATTACGGGAATAAGCTGGCAAGAATATCTGCCTGAATATCTGGAATCGGAACTACGAAGAGCTGCATCATCCGAACAGGACATAGCCTTAGTTATTATGAAGCTCAAGGATTTTACTCTCGAAAGTCTAATAGGAAAAAAGATTGCAGCCCTTTTGATCGATTTTATAAAATTTAGAGATATGATTTTTGAATTCGATGAAAACGGATTCGCGGCTATTCTTCAAGACACCAACTTAGATGAGGCTATGAAAAAAGCGGAGGAAATATATAAAGGCACTAAAAGCATATTAAACGAATATGATATCTCTGAACCGGTTTCGATAGGTATCACAACAAGAACCTCCCGTCTTATTTCTTCAGGAAGAATGATTGAAGAAGCTCAAGCAGCGGTAAACCGTGCTATAAATAATAATGAAGATCCAATAGTTGCCTTTAGGGTAAATCCTGAAAAATACAGGGAATTTATTTCGGATAATTAA